The following are encoded in a window of Legionella geestiana genomic DNA:
- a CDS encoding integration host factor subunit alpha: MTVNALSKACIAETLCSEIGLSKTDAKAMVEQFFEEIRLALESGEHVKLSGFGNFTLRDKPQRPGRNPKTGEEIPVEARRVVTFKPGLKLKTRIEARS, from the coding sequence ATGACCGTGAATGCGCTGAGCAAAGCCTGTATTGCGGAAACACTGTGCAGTGAAATAGGCCTTTCCAAGACGGATGCCAAGGCGATGGTTGAACAGTTTTTTGAAGAAATTCGTCTGGCGCTGGAAAGTGGCGAGCATGTAAAATTGTCCGGTTTTGGCAATTTTACCCTGCGTGACAAGCCCCAGCGGCCTGGTCGAAATCCCAAAACCGGTGAAGAAATTCCGGTTGAGGCCAGACGGGTCGTTACTTTCAAGCCGGGCCTGAAATTAAAAACCCGAATTGAAGCGAGGTCGTAA
- a CDS encoding peptidoglycan recognition protein family protein, whose translation MRILLLALLLLPAGAEAFSCHTPQPIHQKPIVFDAERIRLTREYQREHYGIRQRSIRIEPRMIVLHWTAIGSLEATFRVFNSSQFPDGSPRTKDLPGRLNVSSHFLVDRDGTIYQLMPDNWMARHVIGLNHYAIGIENIGGTHDKDDLTDAQVRANAFLVCYLKAKYPAIEHVIGHNDYLKFRKSPLWLERDPTYQTDKYDPGPTFLKRVLQRVSTPPRRGGLWHFFSG comes from the coding sequence ATGAGAATCTTGCTTCTGGCGCTACTGCTGCTTCCAGCCGGTGCTGAGGCATTCTCCTGCCACACGCCGCAACCCATTCATCAAAAGCCGATTGTGTTTGATGCTGAGCGTATACGTCTAACCCGCGAGTACCAGCGCGAACACTATGGCATTCGCCAGCGCTCCATCCGCATTGAGCCGCGCATGATTGTGCTGCACTGGACGGCTATCGGGAGCCTCGAGGCAACTTTCAGAGTATTTAACTCTTCACAGTTTCCAGACGGCTCTCCGCGCACCAAAGATTTACCCGGACGCCTTAATGTTTCCAGCCATTTTCTGGTTGACCGCGATGGCACTATTTATCAGCTGATGCCGGATAACTGGATGGCGCGCCACGTCATCGGCCTTAATCATTATGCTATCGGCATTGAAAACATAGGCGGCACTCACGATAAAGATGACTTGACTGACGCACAGGTGCGCGCCAATGCCTTTCTCGTCTGTTACCTGAAAGCAAAGTACCCCGCCATTGAACATGTTATTGGTCATAATGACTATTTAAAGTTTCGCAAAAGCCCGCTCTGGCTTGAGCGTGACCCCACCTATCAGACTGACAAATACGACCCGGGGCCCACTTTCTTGAAACGTGTATTACAGCGTGTCAGCACCCCGCCGCGGCGTGGTGGACTTTGGCATTTTTTTTCTGGATAA
- the thrS gene encoding threonine--tRNA ligase, protein MPAIQLPDGSIKHFDHAVSVHAVAESISPRLAMAAIAGRVNGQMVDTSHIITDDASVVILTEKQPEALEVIRHSAAHLLAQAVKQLFPEVQVTIGPVIEDGFYYDFATERPFTPEDMARIEARMHELAAKNTPVTRRELSREAAIAYFKGLGEHYKAEIIESIPEGEALSLYRQDDFEDLCRGPHVPSTGFIKAFKLTRLAGAYWRGDAKNAMLQRVYGTAWVTKKDLEAYLLRLEEAEKRDHRKLGKAMGLFHFQDIAPGMVFWHPHGWTLYCALQDYMRARLNEYGYLEVRTPEVVDRSLWEKSGHWDNFRDNMFVTETENRHYAIKPMNCPCHVQIFNQGLKSYRDLPLRLAEFGNCHRCEPSGALHGLMRVRNFVQDDAHVFCTENQIQSEVDAMLALVRSVYTDFGFESIQYRLALRPEKRVGSDEVWDKAEEALKAAMRAQNIEWVDAPGEGAFYGPKIECSLTDCLGRIWQCGTIQVDFSMPQRLDAEYVAEDGAKVTPVMIHRAILGSFERFIGILIEHYAGKLPLWLAPQQAALFTVSEKQHERALQVYEILQKEGFRVHLDLRNEKIGFKIREHTLHKIPYLLVIGDKEVENGTVSVRTREGVDAGVMTINELCAHLSREMAAKRAL, encoded by the coding sequence ATGCCAGCCATTCAACTGCCTGATGGAAGCATCAAACACTTCGACCATGCCGTCAGCGTGCATGCGGTGGCCGAAAGCATCAGCCCGCGGCTTGCCATGGCGGCCATTGCCGGGCGTGTGAACGGCCAGATGGTGGATACCTCCCATATTATTACCGACGATGCCAGTGTCGTTATTCTCACGGAAAAACAGCCTGAAGCGCTTGAAGTCATTCGCCATTCAGCCGCGCACCTTCTGGCACAGGCAGTCAAGCAGTTGTTCCCTGAGGTACAGGTCACCATCGGTCCCGTTATTGAGGACGGTTTTTACTACGATTTTGCAACTGAGCGCCCCTTTACGCCTGAAGACATGGCGCGTATTGAAGCACGCATGCATGAACTGGCGGCTAAAAACACACCGGTCACCCGCCGTGAACTCTCGCGGGAAGCCGCTATTGCTTATTTTAAGGGGCTTGGCGAGCACTATAAGGCCGAGATAATTGAAAGCATTCCCGAGGGCGAGGCGCTTTCACTCTACCGTCAGGACGATTTTGAAGATTTATGCCGTGGTCCGCATGTGCCATCAACCGGGTTTATCAAAGCCTTTAAACTGACGCGCCTTGCCGGTGCTTACTGGCGCGGAGATGCGAAAAACGCCATGCTGCAGCGCGTATATGGTACAGCCTGGGTCACTAAAAAAGACCTTGAAGCGTATCTGCTCCGTTTAGAAGAAGCGGAAAAGCGCGATCACCGTAAGCTTGGTAAAGCCATGGGGCTTTTTCATTTCCAGGACATAGCACCTGGCATGGTGTTCTGGCACCCGCATGGCTGGACGCTTTATTGTGCCCTGCAGGATTACATGCGTGCACGTCTTAACGAATATGGCTATCTTGAAGTGCGTACGCCGGAAGTGGTTGACCGCAGTCTCTGGGAAAAGTCCGGGCACTGGGATAATTTTCGCGACAACATGTTTGTCACTGAAACAGAAAACCGCCACTATGCCATCAAACCGATGAACTGCCCCTGCCACGTGCAGATTTTTAATCAGGGGTTGAAAAGTTATCGCGATTTGCCATTGCGTCTTGCTGAATTTGGCAATTGCCACCGATGCGAGCCTTCGGGTGCGCTGCATGGCTTGATGCGCGTGCGCAATTTTGTGCAGGATGATGCCCACGTTTTTTGCACCGAAAACCAGATTCAATCAGAAGTTGATGCGATGCTGGCGCTGGTGCGCTCCGTATATACCGATTTTGGGTTTGAATCCATCCAGTACCGACTTGCGCTTCGCCCCGAAAAGCGGGTGGGCAGCGATGAGGTCTGGGATAAGGCGGAAGAGGCGCTGAAGGCCGCCATGCGTGCGCAGAACATTGAGTGGGTCGATGCGCCTGGTGAGGGAGCATTTTACGGTCCTAAAATTGAATGTTCACTGACCGACTGCCTCGGACGTATCTGGCAGTGCGGCACGATACAGGTCGATTTTTCCATGCCACAGCGACTTGATGCCGAATATGTCGCGGAAGATGGCGCAAAAGTAACCCCCGTCATGATTCATCGTGCCATTCTTGGGTCTTTTGAGCGATTTATAGGTATTTTGATTGAGCACTATGCCGGAAAGCTGCCACTTTGGCTTGCGCCCCAACAGGCAGCACTCTTTACCGTCAGTGAAAAACAGCATGAACGTGCCCTGCAAGTGTACGAAATTTTACAAAAAGAGGGATTTCGCGTACATTTGGACTTGAGAAATGAGAAAATAGGATTTAAAATCCGCGAGCACACTCTGCATAAAATTCCTTATTTGCTCGTCATTGGCGACAAAGAGGTTGAAAATGGCACCGTCTCGGTACGTACGCGAGAGGGTGTTGATGCAGGCGTGATGACAATTAACGAATTGTGCGCTCACCTTTCCCGCGAGATGGCGGCAAAGCGGGCGCTTTAG
- the rplM gene encoding 50S ribosomal protein L13, which produces MKTFSAKAHEVKRDWFVIDATDKVLGRMATEIARRLRGKHKAEYTPHVDTGDYIVVINAEKVTVTGRKFKQKMYYRHSGHPGGIKEMSFEKMQEKNPARIIELAVKGMLPKNPLGREMYRKLKVYAGEAHPHTAQQPKPLLTEE; this is translated from the coding sequence ATGAAAACATTCAGCGCCAAGGCACACGAAGTTAAGCGTGACTGGTTCGTTATTGATGCAACAGATAAGGTGCTCGGCCGCATGGCGACCGAGATAGCCAGACGTTTGCGTGGCAAGCACAAGGCGGAATATACCCCCCACGTTGACACCGGGGATTATATCGTCGTCATCAACGCCGAAAAAGTAACGGTCACAGGCCGAAAGTTCAAACAAAAAATGTATTATCGCCACAGTGGTCATCCCGGCGGTATTAAAGAGATGTCGTTCGAGAAAATGCAGGAAAAAAATCCTGCGCGCATTATCGAGCTGGCTGTCAAGGGCATGTTGCCAAAGAATCCGTTGGGTCGTGAAATGTACCGCAAGCTGAAAGTCTATGCGGGAGAGGCGCACCCACACACTGCGCAACAACCCAAACCACTTTTGACTGAGGAATAA
- the rpsI gene encoding 30S ribosomal protein S9 has protein sequence MAEMQQYYGTGRRKSSAARVFLRPGKGNIQINKRSPEEYFGRETSCMVVRQPLEVVGMLNKFDAYITVSGGGISGQAGAVRLGIARALVEYDEHDLPADAEPRPDSLRRKLRAQGLLTRDSRKVERKKCGLHKARKATQYSKR, from the coding sequence ATGGCCGAGATGCAGCAATACTATGGTACCGGACGCAGAAAAAGCTCCGCCGCCAGAGTTTTCTTGCGACCAGGTAAAGGCAACATTCAGATTAACAAGCGCTCTCCTGAAGAGTACTTTGGTCGTGAAACGTCCTGCATGGTCGTGCGTCAACCCCTTGAAGTGGTTGGCATGCTGAATAAATTTGATGCGTACATCACCGTAAGTGGTGGTGGCATATCTGGACAGGCAGGTGCTGTTCGCTTAGGTATCGCCCGCGCGCTGGTCGAATACGATGAGCACGATTTACCGGCAGATGCTGAGCCACGTCCTGATTCACTGCGACGCAAACTCCGTGCTCAAGGGTTGCTGACCCGTGACTCACGTAAAGTTGAGCGTAAGAAGTGCGGTCTGCATAAAGCCCGTAAAGCTACGCAGTACTCCAAGCGTTAA
- the rpmI gene encoding 50S ribosomal protein L35 has product MPKLKSHRGASKRFKPTANGGVKRRGAYRNHILTKKSTKQKRHLRVGARILKACDARLAKRMLHGS; this is encoded by the coding sequence ATGCCGAAGTTAAAATCACATCGTGGAGCGAGTAAACGCTTCAAACCCACTGCCAATGGTGGCGTCAAACGACGTGGAGCCTACCGGAACCACATCCTGACGAAAAAATCCACCAAGCAAAAACGTCATCTGCGTGTAGGAGCTCGTATCCTGAAAGCGTGTGATGCACGTCTTGCCAAACGTATGCTGCACGGTAGTTAA
- the cmpA gene encoding C-OmpA-like family protein CmpA encodes MACKGFGLPIMAALALNLTACYHPPYNNFKKDRAGVRRTAGAAGVGTAVGAAAGYPIVGLAAGAAVGGAVSLYRESKPAIIKALAKQHIQYVQYGDTMTLIVPTDQYFVYNTARLQELCYPGLVNIIRLLRHYPDSPVYIAGFTDEIGSRAHKFRMSEARAETMLGFLWANNVKAQYLKAEGYGDKHPISDNRIIHGSAQNRRLEIQWVVMPKGCKNCPAPAPMIKAYEK; translated from the coding sequence ATGGCGTGCAAAGGCTTTGGCTTGCCAATCATGGCAGCACTCGCGCTGAATCTCACGGCCTGCTACCACCCCCCCTACAATAACTTTAAAAAAGACCGCGCCGGTGTGCGCCGCACGGCGGGTGCTGCCGGTGTAGGTACTGCCGTGGGTGCGGCAGCGGGCTATCCCATTGTCGGGCTTGCCGCGGGTGCCGCTGTCGGTGGTGCGGTATCACTCTATCGCGAAAGCAAACCCGCCATCATCAAGGCACTTGCGAAGCAGCATATTCAGTATGTGCAATACGGCGACACCATGACGCTCATCGTGCCTACCGATCAATACTTTGTCTATAATACCGCACGCCTGCAGGAGCTTTGCTACCCGGGCCTCGTCAACATTATCAGGCTTCTGCGTCATTACCCCGACAGCCCTGTCTACATCGCGGGATTTACCGATGAAATTGGCTCCAGAGCGCATAAATTCCGCATGTCGGAAGCGCGCGCTGAAACCATGCTCGGCTTTCTCTGGGCCAATAACGTAAAAGCGCAGTACCTGAAGGCCGAAGGCTACGGCGATAAACATCCAATTTCCGATAACCGCATCATTCACGGAAGCGCGCAAAACCGGCGCCTTGAAATTCAGTGGGTGGTCATGCCCAAGGGCTGTAAAAACTGCCCCGCACCGGCACCCATGATAAAAGCCTACGAGAAATAG
- the infC gene encoding translation initiation factor IF-3 — protein MSAPNKRDSDRARVNEQINVSEVRLIDADGNQVGVVSTREALRAAEEGGFDLVEISPTARPPVCRIMDYGKYLFELSKKQAEAKKKQKQVQVKEIKFRPTTEDGDYQVKLRNLIKFLNHGDKVKISLRFRGREMAHQDIGMKIMERLQLDTAELAVVEQQAKREGRQLLMVLSPKKK, from the coding sequence ATTAGTGCACCAAACAAGCGTGACAGTGATCGCGCACGAGTGAATGAGCAAATCAATGTATCGGAAGTACGCTTGATTGATGCTGATGGCAACCAGGTTGGGGTAGTATCAACGCGTGAAGCCTTGCGTGCGGCCGAAGAAGGCGGGTTTGACCTGGTGGAGATTTCTCCTACGGCAAGACCGCCGGTATGTCGCATCATGGATTACGGCAAATACCTCTTTGAACTGAGCAAGAAACAGGCGGAAGCGAAGAAAAAGCAGAAGCAGGTTCAGGTCAAGGAAATAAAATTCCGTCCAACGACGGAAGACGGGGATTACCAGGTCAAGCTACGCAACCTGATAAAATTCCTGAATCATGGCGACAAAGTTAAAATTTCACTGCGGTTTCGCGGCCGTGAAATGGCCCATCAGGACATTGGCATGAAAATCATGGAGCGTCTGCAGCTGGATACGGCGGAACTGGCCGTCGTCGAGCAACAGGCTAAACGTGAAGGTCGCCAGTTATTGATGGTGCTGTCGCCTAAAAAGAAGTAG
- a CDS encoding (2Fe-2S) ferredoxin domain-containing protein, which produces MSGYYQRHILVCTNQKPGGKACCAEKGAAETFEYLRTRLLERGLQGPGMLRTSKTGCLGRCAMGPCMVIYPEGVWYRCHTEADVDEVIEKHLVGGETVTRLLMDEPS; this is translated from the coding sequence GTGAGTGGGTATTATCAACGGCATATTCTGGTTTGTACTAATCAAAAACCGGGTGGTAAAGCCTGTTGCGCTGAAAAAGGTGCGGCAGAAACCTTTGAGTACCTTCGCACCCGCCTGCTTGAGCGGGGGCTGCAGGGACCCGGCATGCTGCGTACCAGCAAGACGGGCTGTCTTGGCCGCTGTGCAATGGGGCCCTGCATGGTTATTTATCCAGAAGGGGTGTGGTACCGTTGCCATACAGAAGCTGATGTTGATGAGGTCATTGAAAAACATCTGGTGGGGGGAGAAACAGTGACCCGCCTGCTGATGGATGAGCCCTCATAA
- the pheT gene encoding phenylalanine--tRNA ligase subunit beta: protein MKVSEMWLREWVNPPLTEEALAHVLTMSGLEVENVSPVAGDFDHVVVGHVLSVERHPQADRLSLCQVDSGTSGVLRVVCGASNVRRGLKVALALEGAVLPNGMVIREAKVRGEPSFGMLCSESELGLAAQSSGIIELDDDAPVGMNLRDYLLLDDNVIEISITPNRADCLSVAGLARETGAITSLPVTRPPFAPCRPGTDVKRDIALLDTTACPIYYGRVICNINPHATSPLWLRERLRRAGIRPHHPVVDVSNYIMLEWGQPLHAFDLARIEGGIRVRRAQDGEQLELLDGGNATLDSRTLVIADEKKPLAIAGVMGGRESAVDAETTDVFLECAWFSPQAIAGVARRFGLSSDAAQRYERGVDFTIQEEMLERATELLLSITGGTPGEVLRQRAEAHIPALSTVDFNPQDVRRLTGLEVPNETMHSQLLRLGMKVDTTAPVWKITVPAHRFDIRLSVDCVEEVVRLTGYDNLPQTASDCGTRAGVVCAGEAMSMRLCAFLSGRGYRETISYSFVDNELQQAVYPKASALELLNPISSDMSHMRAGLWPGLLASMLYNTHRQQQALRLFEMGVVFRLDEGLLTEHLNVGGLLTGPHPQSNWSLKERPADFFDVKGDLQALFAQLGCNDVQFCAATHDALHPGQSAQILINGTPAGWVGVLHPRLLDALDCTADVVLFELEVAALQSQADKRYQPISRFPQIRRDLSLLVPRTVTVAELESAVRSAVPAALLRRFRVFDVYEGKGIAPDHKSIAISLCLQDPEKTLEEAGINAIISAIIRTLEEKLSITLRE, encoded by the coding sequence ATGAAAGTCAGTGAAATGTGGTTGCGTGAATGGGTTAATCCTCCGCTCACAGAGGAAGCGCTTGCACATGTACTTACCATGTCAGGCCTCGAAGTTGAAAATGTTTCCCCGGTTGCCGGGGACTTTGACCATGTGGTTGTCGGGCATGTTTTGTCAGTTGAGCGTCACCCCCAGGCTGACCGGCTGAGCCTTTGTCAGGTAGACTCAGGCACCAGTGGTGTGCTGCGCGTTGTATGTGGTGCGTCTAATGTACGGCGTGGACTGAAAGTGGCACTTGCCCTTGAGGGAGCGGTTTTGCCAAATGGCATGGTGATACGCGAGGCAAAAGTCCGCGGCGAGCCATCCTTTGGCATGCTCTGTTCTGAAAGTGAGCTTGGACTTGCCGCTCAGTCGAGTGGCATTATCGAGCTCGACGATGACGCGCCTGTCGGTATGAATCTGCGCGATTATCTGCTGCTTGACGATAACGTGATTGAAATCAGTATCACCCCCAATCGTGCCGATTGTTTGAGTGTGGCCGGTCTTGCCCGAGAAACAGGCGCCATTACCTCCCTGCCGGTGACGAGGCCGCCTTTTGCGCCGTGCCGACCCGGAACGGATGTCAAACGGGATATAGCGCTTCTTGATACCACCGCCTGCCCAATTTACTACGGGCGTGTCATTTGCAATATCAACCCACACGCAACATCGCCGCTTTGGCTTCGCGAGCGCCTGCGCCGCGCGGGTATCCGCCCACACCATCCGGTGGTCGATGTATCCAACTATATTATGCTTGAATGGGGGCAGCCGCTGCATGCCTTTGACCTTGCGCGCATTGAAGGTGGCATTCGCGTGCGTCGAGCTCAGGACGGGGAGCAGCTCGAACTTCTGGATGGCGGAAATGCTACGCTTGACAGCCGTACTCTTGTTATTGCCGATGAGAAAAAACCCCTTGCAATTGCGGGAGTCATGGGAGGACGCGAGAGCGCCGTTGACGCAGAAACGACTGATGTTTTCCTCGAGTGCGCCTGGTTTTCACCGCAGGCGATTGCCGGTGTTGCCCGCCGATTCGGCCTGAGCAGTGATGCCGCGCAGCGTTATGAACGCGGTGTTGATTTCACGATTCAGGAAGAAATGCTTGAGCGCGCGACGGAGCTGCTCCTCTCAATCACCGGCGGCACGCCGGGAGAAGTACTTCGCCAGCGGGCAGAGGCACACATTCCTGCGCTCTCGACTGTGGATTTTAATCCGCAGGATGTCAGGCGCCTGACGGGACTTGAGGTGCCAAATGAAACCATGCACTCACAGCTTTTACGCCTTGGCATGAAGGTCGATACCACGGCTCCTGTCTGGAAAATTACTGTTCCGGCTCATCGCTTTGACATACGGCTGAGTGTTGACTGCGTGGAAGAAGTAGTGAGGCTTACCGGTTATGATAATCTGCCGCAGACGGCTTCTGACTGCGGTACGCGTGCAGGCGTTGTTTGTGCCGGCGAAGCAATGTCGATGCGCCTGTGCGCTTTTTTAAGCGGACGCGGTTACCGGGAAACCATCAGCTACAGTTTTGTGGATAATGAGCTGCAGCAGGCTGTCTATCCGAAAGCGTCCGCCCTCGAACTCTTAAACCCCATTTCTTCTGACATGTCGCACATGCGTGCAGGGCTCTGGCCAGGACTGCTTGCCAGCATGCTCTATAACACCCATCGTCAGCAGCAGGCGCTGCGTCTTTTTGAAATGGGGGTGGTTTTTAGACTGGATGAAGGCCTATTGACTGAACATCTCAATGTCGGCGGGCTTTTAACCGGGCCGCATCCGCAGTCGAACTGGAGTCTAAAAGAGCGTCCTGCTGACTTTTTTGATGTGAAGGGTGATTTGCAGGCACTTTTTGCGCAACTTGGCTGCAACGATGTACAGTTTTGTGCGGCAACACACGATGCACTGCATCCCGGGCAATCGGCACAGATTCTGATAAACGGCACGCCAGCCGGCTGGGTCGGGGTATTACACCCACGCCTCCTCGATGCACTGGATTGCACGGCGGATGTTGTGCTGTTTGAATTGGAAGTGGCGGCCTTACAGTCGCAGGCGGATAAACGTTATCAACCCATATCGCGCTTCCCGCAAATTCGGCGTGATTTATCCCTTCTTGTACCTCGCACCGTGACGGTTGCTGAGCTGGAATCCGCAGTTCGCTCGGCAGTACCGGCTGCACTTTTGCGCCGGTTTAGGGTATTTGATGTTTATGAGGGAAAAGGGATTGCGCCTGACCATAAAAGCATCGCAATTTCGCTGTGTCTGCAGGACCCGGAAAAAACTCTGGAGGAGGCCGGGATTAATGCAATAATCAGTGCTATAATCAGGACGTTGGAAGAAAAATTATCAATAACACTGAGGGAATGA
- the pheS gene encoding phenylalanine--tRNA ligase subunit alpha, producing the protein MQDITELEQQALAAINAAIDLVALDSVRVEYLGKKGRLTDLLKAIASLPADQKPLAGQKVNDVKRVLAARIDERLIELREAATSERIERERIDVTLPGRLPDTGSLHPVTRVRQRIVNYFAQRGFDIVEGPEIETEFYNFEALNIPDSHPARAMHDTFYFGDGRLLRTHTSPVQVHVMETKAPPLRLIAPGRVYRCDSDVTHTPMFHQVEGLVIDTSSTLAALRALLQDFFADFFGRTLALRFRPSYFPFTEPSAEVDIECTSCSGKGCRSCKFTGWLEVLGCGMVHPNVLRAVNISPDEYQGYAFGMGMDRLAMLYYGIDDLRAMFENDINFLSQF; encoded by the coding sequence ATGCAGGATATTACGGAACTCGAGCAGCAGGCGCTGGCCGCCATTAACGCTGCCATCGATCTTGTGGCACTGGATTCGGTACGCGTAGAGTACCTTGGAAAAAAAGGCAGACTGACGGATTTGCTCAAGGCCATTGCCAGCCTTCCCGCCGACCAGAAACCCCTTGCAGGGCAAAAGGTCAACGATGTTAAACGTGTCCTCGCCGCCCGAATTGATGAGCGACTCATTGAACTGCGAGAAGCCGCCACGAGCGAACGCATTGAACGCGAACGCATTGACGTGACACTGCCGGGCCGACTGCCGGACACCGGCTCACTGCATCCAGTGACACGCGTACGGCAGCGCATTGTCAATTACTTCGCACAACGTGGCTTTGACATTGTCGAAGGCCCGGAAATTGAAACTGAATTTTACAATTTTGAAGCGCTGAATATTCCTGACAGCCATCCAGCGCGCGCCATGCACGATACCTTTTATTTTGGCGATGGCAGGCTTTTGCGGACGCATACCTCACCGGTTCAAGTGCATGTCATGGAAACCAAGGCTCCGCCTCTGCGCCTGATAGCGCCGGGGCGCGTGTATCGTTGCGATTCAGACGTCACTCATACGCCGATGTTTCACCAGGTTGAAGGGCTCGTTATCGACACATCGTCAACCCTCGCCGCTCTGCGCGCGCTTTTGCAGGATTTTTTTGCAGATTTCTTTGGGCGTACACTGGCACTTCGTTTTCGCCCTTCTTACTTCCCGTTCACCGAACCCTCTGCCGAGGTTGATATTGAGTGCACCAGCTGCTCCGGAAAGGGCTGTCGCTCCTGTAAATTCACAGGCTGGCTGGAGGTGCTGGGGTGTGGGATGGTGCATCCTAATGTGCTGCGCGCTGTTAACATTTCTCCAGACGAATACCAGGGCTATGCCTTTGGCATGGGCATGGACAGGCTCGCCATGCTCTATTACGGCATCGACGATTTGCGTGCCATGTTTGAAAACGATATTAATTTTTTAAGCCAATTTTAA
- the rplT gene encoding 50S ribosomal protein L20, which translates to MPRVKRGVTAKARHKKVLKQAKGYYGARSRVYRVAKQAVIKAGQYAYRDRRQKKRQFRALWITRINAQARECGLSYSRLIDGLKKANIELDRKVLADMAVFDKPGFALVAEQAKAALAD; encoded by the coding sequence ATGCCACGAGTTAAACGCGGAGTTACCGCGAAAGCACGCCATAAGAAGGTTCTTAAGCAGGCCAAAGGTTATTACGGTGCCCGTAGTCGGGTCTATCGGGTTGCCAAACAGGCGGTCATCAAGGCAGGTCAGTACGCCTACCGCGATCGCCGTCAGAAAAAGCGCCAGTTCCGAGCACTGTGGATTACCCGTATCAACGCGCAGGCGCGTGAATGCGGGCTGAGTTACAGCCGCCTGATTGACGGCCTCAAAAAAGCCAATATCGAGCTTGACCGCAAGGTGCTTGCTGATATGGCGGTTTTTGACAAGCCAGGATTCGCCCTGGTTGCCGAGCAGGCAAAGGCTGCACTGGCAGACTGA
- a CDS encoding MltA domain-containing protein → MKTFLILLSVLAATAHASPRFVKTSPATTPRYQTDTRALCDTARETLAYMKKEATLDRAVIHPGLLVPIPIPRVEATLKFVCEHQNRMNDPKFVARHFDFYRWYPDCKGVNTPNRPEGSIRMTRYYVHRAPARHQRTPQTPFALYGLPEDEAHLSLEDASKHPELIRFQYGKQAILKGALQKKAVPVLAWVSREDLEAALLQGTLIADFDDNTTQTFNVHRGNNIPYNRALPPLEQERYWYFKAVDGVKGYGRDAEHKITVEPGATFAADLEQFGLGKLLMVQYPGAGGAPVTRVGVMADTGGAFHRNFCQVDFLTGSYRGLAAFQKANRGLPDYVNAWIMVLKP, encoded by the coding sequence ATGAAAACCTTCCTTATTCTGCTGAGCGTTCTGGCCGCCACTGCCCATGCCTCTCCCCGCTTTGTGAAAACCTCACCCGCCACAACTCCCCGTTATCAGACCGACACCCGCGCACTTTGCGACACGGCGCGTGAGACACTTGCCTATATGAAAAAAGAAGCGACCCTTGACAGGGCGGTTATTCACCCCGGCCTGCTCGTTCCGATTCCAATCCCGCGGGTGGAGGCGACGCTGAAATTTGTCTGCGAACATCAAAATCGCATGAATGATCCTAAGTTTGTGGCCCGCCACTTCGACTTCTACCGCTGGTACCCGGATTGTAAGGGGGTGAATACTCCAAACCGCCCCGAGGGCAGCATTCGCATGACGCGCTATTACGTGCACCGCGCGCCTGCGCGCCATCAGCGCACACCGCAGACACCCTTCGCCCTCTATGGACTGCCAGAGGATGAAGCGCATTTAAGTCTGGAAGACGCCAGCAAACACCCTGAGCTCATCCGCTTTCAATACGGCAAACAGGCCATATTAAAAGGTGCGCTCCAAAAGAAAGCGGTGCCGGTGCTCGCCTGGGTTTCGCGCGAAGACCTCGAAGCCGCTCTTCTGCAGGGGACATTGATTGCCGATTTTGACGATAACACCACACAGACCTTTAACGTCCACCGTGGCAATAATATTCCTTACAATCGCGCGCTTCCCCCCTTAGAGCAGGAGCGCTACTGGTATTTCAAGGCGGTTGACGGCGTCAAAGGTTATGGTCGTGATGCCGAGCACAAAATCACCGTAGAACCAGGAGCCACCTTCGCAGCCGACCTTGAACAGTTTGGTCTTGGCAAGCTGCTGATGGTGCAATACCCGGGCGCCGGCGGAGCACCCGTCACCCGTGTGGGCGTCATGGCTGACACCGGTGGTGCTTTTCACCGCAACTTCTGCCAGGTTGACTTTCTCACGGGCAGTTATCGCGGGCTTGCGGCTTTTCAAAAAGCCAATCGCGGCCTGCCGGATTATGTTAACGCCTGGATTATGGTGCTGAAACCATGA